From Flavipsychrobacter sp., a single genomic window includes:
- a CDS encoding DUF3050 domain-containing protein produces the protein MNARIEALKESITPLRKQLTNHPLYSAIKSVEDLNLFMEHHVYAVWDFMSLLKALQIQLTSVSLPWLPVGQPKTRYLINEIVTGEESDVDEQGVRMSHFELYLKAMQQAGCNLQSIEDFINILSKGGTVDDALKNAAVPNAAVTFVKSTFETIDTRAPHIIASAFTFGREDLIPDMFVTMVRELSENNPNKIDILKYYLDRHIEVDGDHHAHLAYDMLSELCGDDDSKWQAATNEAKKALQSRIYLWDNVLQTISNSIPA, from the coding sequence ATGAATGCAAGAATAGAAGCACTAAAAGAAAGTATAACACCACTTAGAAAACAACTTACCAACCACCCATTATACAGCGCTATAAAATCAGTAGAAGACCTAAATCTTTTTATGGAGCATCATGTATATGCCGTATGGGATTTTATGAGTCTTTTAAAAGCACTTCAGATACAACTCACTTCTGTATCATTGCCTTGGCTACCAGTTGGCCAACCCAAAACACGCTATTTGATAAACGAGATAGTAACAGGTGAAGAAAGCGATGTAGACGAGCAGGGTGTCAGAATGAGTCATTTTGAGCTATACCTAAAAGCCATGCAACAGGCAGGTTGCAACTTGCAGTCTATAGAAGATTTCATCAACATACTCTCCAAGGGTGGTACCGTAGACGATGCCCTCAAAAATGCCGCAGTACCGAACGCTGCAGTAACCTTCGTAAAAAGCACCTTTGAGACAATAGATACTCGAGCCCCACATATTATTGCCAGTGCCTTTACTTTTGGTAGAGAGGACCTTATACCAGACATGTTTGTAACAATGGTAAGGGAACTAAGTGAGAACAACCCTAATAAAATAGACATTTTAAAATACTATCTGGATCGCCATATAGAAGTAGATGGAGACCATCACGCTCATTTGGCTTACGATATGCTTTCAGAACTTTGTGGTGATGATGACAGCAAATGGCAAGCTGCAACCAATGAAGCTAAAAAAGCATTACAGAGCAGAATATATCTTTGGGATAATGTGCTTCAAACCATTAGCAATTCCATACCAGCATAA